In a single window of the Mustela nigripes isolate SB6536 chromosome 17, MUSNIG.SB6536, whole genome shotgun sequence genome:
- the ARHGAP33 gene encoding rho GTPase-activating protein 33 isoform X1, whose amino-acid sequence MGWRGTEPRARSTDSLDGPGEGSVQPLPHTGGPSVKGKPGKRLSAPRGPFPRLADCAHFHYENVDFGHIQLLLSPEREGPSFSGENELVFGVQVTCQGRSWPVLRSYDDFRSLDAHLHRCIFDRRFSCLPELPPPPEGARAAQMLVPLLLQYLETLSGLVDSNLNCGPVLTWMELDNHGRRLLLSEEASLNIPAVAAAHVIKRYTAQAPDELSFEVGDIVSVIDMPPTEDRSWWRGKRGFQVGFFPSECVELFTERPGPGLKGEADGPQCGVPTPQGVSSLTSAVPRPRGKLAGLLRTFMRSRPSRQRLRQRGILRQRVFGCDLGEHLSNSGQDVPQVLRCCSEFIEAHGVVDGIYRLSGVSSNIQRLRHEFDSERIPELSGPAFLQDIHSVSSLCKLYFRELPNPLLTYQLYGKFSEAMSVPGEEERLVRVHDVIQQLPPPHYRTLEYLLRHLARMARHSANTSMHARNLAIVWAPNLLRSMELESVGLGGAAAFREVRVQSVVVEFLLTHVDVLFSDTFTSAGLDPAGRCLLPRPKSLAGSGPSTRLLTLEEAQARTQGRLGTPTEPTTPKAPASPVERRKGERGEKQRKPGGSSWKTFFALGRGPSIPRKKPLPWLGGTRAPPQPSGGRPDTVTLRSAKSEESLSSQASGAGLQRLHRLRRPHSSSDAFPVGPAPAGSCESLSSSSSSSESSSSSESSSSGSSAAGLAALSGSPSHRTSAWLDDGDELDFSPPRCLEGLRGLDFDPLTFRCSSPTPGDPAPPASPAPPAPASAFPPKVTPQALSPRGAASPASPTALDISEPLAVSVPPAVLELLGAGGTPASVTPTPALSPNPGLRPHLIPLLLRGAEAQLSDTCQQEICSKLALPVPRGAPGQHGPGMDSPLLPPPLSLLRPGGAPPPPPKNPARLMALALAERAQQVAQRQSQQEHGSTPSAPHSPFHRSLSLEVGSEPPGTSGVGPAPNSLAHSGAWVPGPPPSLPRQQSDGSLVRNQRPPGTSRRALRGPAQVSAQLRRGGGCRGYGDEPQMAAWFLYSVPPQVPTPGFFSSAPRECLPPFLGVPKPGLYPLGSPSFQPSSPAPVWRSPLGPPAPLDRGENLYYEIETGEGTPYSGPTRSWSPFRSMPPDRLNASYGLLGQSPPLHRSPDFLLSYPPPPSCFPHDHLGYSAPQHPTRRPTRPEPLYVNLALGPRGPSPASSSSSSPPAHPRSRSDPGPPAPRLPQKQRAPWGPHTPHRVPAPWGPPEPLLLYRAAPPAYGRGGEHHRGSLYRNGGQGREGAGPPPPYPTPSWSLHSEGQTRSYC is encoded by the exons ATGGGCTGGAGAGGGACAGAACCGAGG GCTCGCAGCACTGACAGCCTGGATGGCCCAGGGGAGGGCTCAGTGCAGCCCTTGCCTCACACTGGGGGGCCCAGTGTGAAGGGGAAGCCTGGGAAAAG gctctcggctcctcgaGGTCCCTTCCCCCGGCTGGCCGACTGTGCCCATTTCCACTACGAGAATGTTGACTTTGGCCATATTCAG ctcctgCTATCTCCAGAGCGCGAAGGCCCCAGCTTCTCTGGAGAGAATGAGCTGGTGTTTGGGGTGCAGGTGACCTGTCAG gGCCGCTCCTGGCCAGTTCTCCGAAGTTACGATGACTTCCGATCCCTGGATGCCCACCTACACCGGTGCATATTTGACAGGAGGTTCTCCTGCCTCCCAgagctccctccacccccagaggGTGCCAGAGCTGCCCAG ATGCTGGTACCCCTGCTGCTGCAGTACCTGGAGACCCTGTCGGGCCTGGTGGACAGTAACCTCAACTGCGGGCCTGTGCTCACCTGGATGGAG CTGGACAACCATGGCCGGCGCCTGCTCCTCAGTGAGGAGGCCTCCCTCAACATCCCCGCAGTGGCCGCCGCGCACGTCATCAAGCGGTACACAGCCCAGGCACCAGACGAGCTGTCCTTCGAG GTGGGAGACATTGTCTCCGTGATCGACATGCCGCCCACTGAGGATCGGAGCTGGTGGCGGGGCAAACGAGGCTTCCAG GTTGGTTTCTTCCCCAGTGAGTGTGTGGAACTGTTTACGGAGCGGCCTGGTCCAGGACTGAAGGGAG AAGCTGATGGTCCCCAGTGCGGTGTCCCAACGCCCCAGGGTGTCTCCTCTCTGACCTCAG CTGTGCCCCGGCCACGTGGGAAGCTAGCGGGCCTCCTCAGAACCTTCATGCGCTCCCGCCCTTCTCGGCAGCGGCTGCGGCAGCGGGGCATCCTGCGGCAGAGGGTGTTTGGCTGTGACCTTGGCGAGCACCTCAGTAATTCAGGCCAAGATG tGCCCCAGGTGCTTCGCTGCTGCTCTGAGTTTATCGAGGCCCACGGGGTGGTGGATGGAATCTACCGGCTCTCAGGAGTGTCATCCAACATCCAGAGGCTACG GCATGAGTTCGACAGCGAGAGGATCCCTGAACTGTCTGGCCCTGCCTTCCTGCAGGACATCCACAGCGTGTCCTCCCTCTGCAAGCTCTACTTCCGGGAGTTGCCGAATCCCTTGCTCACATACCAGCTCTACGGGAAGTTCAGC GAAGCCATGTCCGTGCCCGGGGAGGAGGAGCGCCTGGTGCGTGTCCACGATGTCATCCAGCAGCTGCCCCCGCCTCACTACAG gaccctggagtacCTGCTGAGGCACCTGGCCCGCATGGCAAGACACAGTGCCAACACCAGCATGCATGCCCGCAACCTGGCCATCGTCTGGGCGCCCAACCTGCTACG GTCCATGGAACTGGAGtctgtggggctgggtggggcagCAGCCTTCCGGGAGGTCCGGGTGCAGTCTGTGGTGGTGGAATTCCTGCTCACCCATGTGGATGTGTTGTTTAGTGACACCTTCACCTCTGCTGGCCTCGACCCTGCAG GCCgctgcctcctccccaggcccaaGTCCCTTGCGGGCAGCGGCCCTTCCACTCGCCTGCTGACGCTGGAGGAAGCCCAAGCTCGGACCCAGGGCCGGCTGGGGACTCCCACCGAGCCCACCACTCCCAAGGCCCCAGCTTCACCTGTGGAAAG gaggaaaggggagagaggcGAGAAACAGCGAAAGCCAGGGGGAAGCAGTTGGAAGACCTTCTTTGCACTGGGCCGGGGCCCCAGCATCCCCCGAAAGAAGCCTTTACCGTGGCTGGGGGGCACCCGTGCACCCCCGCAGCCTTCAG GTGGCCGACCTGACACAGTCACGCTAAGATCTGCCAAAAGCGAGGAGTCTCTGTCATCGCAGGCCAGCGGGGCTG GCCTCCAGAGGCTGCACAGGCTCCGGCGACCCCACTCCAGCAGTGACGCTTTCCCTGTGGGCCCGGCACCTGCTGGCTCCTGCGAGagcctgtcctcctcctcctcctcctccgaatcctcctcctcttcagagTCCTCGTCCTCCGGATCCTCAGCAGCTGGGCTGGCGGCACTCTCTGGTTCACCCTCACACCGAACCTCAGCCTGGCTAGATGATGGTGACGAGCTGGACTTTAGCCCACCCCGCTGCCTGGAGGGGCTCCGGGGGCTCGACTTCGATCCCCTTACCTTTCGCTGCAGCAGCCCCACGCCAGGGGACCCGGCACCTCCCGCCAGCCcggcacccccagcccctgcctccgcCTTCCCACCTAAGGTGACACCCCAGGCCCTCTCACCCCGTGGGGCCGCCAGCCCTGCCTCGCCCACCGCTCTGGACATCTCAGAACCCCTGGCCGTATCTGTGCCACCTGCTGTCCTGGAGCTGCTGGGGGCCGGGGGAACGCCTGCCTCAGTCACCCCAACGCCGGCCCTCAGCCCCAACCCCGGCCTGCGGCCCCATCTCATCCCCTTGCTGCTGCGCGGAGCCGAGGCCCAGCTGAGTGACACTTGCCAACAGGAGATCTGCAGCAAGCTGGCCCTGCCTGTTCCCCGGGGAGCCCCAGGCCAGCATG GTCCTGGTATGGATTCACcgctgctgcccccacccctgtccctctTGCGCCCTGGgggggccccacccccaccccccaagaacCCAGCACGCCTCatggccctggccctggctgaGCGGGCTCAGCAGGTGGcccagagacagagccaacaggaGCATGGGAGCACCccttctgctccccactcccctttccaCCGCTCACTGTCGCTGGAGGTGGGCAGTGAGCCCCCAGGGACCTCAGGGGTTGGGCCAGCCCCCAACTCCCTAGCCCATTCAGGTGCCTGGGTTCCTGGACCCCCACCCTCCCTACCAAGGCAACAAAGTGATGGGAGCCTGGTGAGGAACCAGCGGCCCCCCGGGACCTCAAGGAGGGCACTCAGAGGCCCTGCCCAGGTCAGTGCTCAGCTCAGGAGAGGTGGAGGGTGCAGGGGGTATGGGGATGAGCCACAGATGGCAGCTTGGTTCCTGTATTCTGTCCCCCCACAGGTTCCTACTCCTGGCTTCTTCTCTTCAGCCCCTCGGGAGTGCCTGCCGCCCTTCCTTGGGGTCCCCAAACCAGGCTTGTACCCCCTAGGTTCCCCATCCTTccagcccagctccccagccccggTCTGGAGGAGCCCCTTAGGTCCCCCTGCACCACTTGACAGGGGAGAGAACCTATACTATGAAATCGAGACGGGTGAGGGAACCCCCTACTCTGGCCCCACTAGGTCCTGGAGTCCCTTTCGCTCTATGCCCCCAGATAGGCTCAATGCCTCATATGGCTTGCTTGGCCAATCGCCACCACTCCACAGGTCCCCTGACTTCCTGCTCAGCTACCCACCACCCCCTTCGTGCTTTCCCCATGACCACCTTGGCTACTCAGCCCCCCAGCATCCCACCAGGCGCCCTACCCGGCCTGAGCCTCTGTATGTTAATCTAGCTCTGGGGCCCAGGGGTCCCTCACCCGCCtcttccagctcctcctcccctcctgcacACCCCCGGAGCCGTTCAGATCCtggccccccggccccccgctTACCCCAGAAACAGAGGGCCCCCTGGGGCCCCCACACCCCTCACAGGGTACCTGCGCCATGGGGCCCTCCAGAGCCTCTCCTGCTGTACAGGGCAGCCCCACCAGCCTATGGGAGGGGGGGCGAGCACCACCGAGGGTCCTTGTATAGGAATGGGgggcaaggaagggagggggctggtcccccacccccctaccccactCCCAGCTGGTCCCTCCATTCTGAGGGTCAGACCCGAAGCTATTGCTGA
- the ARHGAP33 gene encoding rho GTPase-activating protein 33 isoform X2: MVARSTDSLDGPGEGSVQPLPHTGGPSVKGKPGKRLSAPRGPFPRLADCAHFHYENVDFGHIQLLLSPEREGPSFSGENELVFGVQVTCQGRSWPVLRSYDDFRSLDAHLHRCIFDRRFSCLPELPPPPEGARAAQMLVPLLLQYLETLSGLVDSNLNCGPVLTWMELDNHGRRLLLSEEASLNIPAVAAAHVIKRYTAQAPDELSFEVGDIVSVIDMPPTEDRSWWRGKRGFQVGFFPSECVELFTERPGPGLKGEADGPQCGVPTPQGVSSLTSAVPRPRGKLAGLLRTFMRSRPSRQRLRQRGILRQRVFGCDLGEHLSNSGQDVPQVLRCCSEFIEAHGVVDGIYRLSGVSSNIQRLRHEFDSERIPELSGPAFLQDIHSVSSLCKLYFRELPNPLLTYQLYGKFSEAMSVPGEEERLVRVHDVIQQLPPPHYRTLEYLLRHLARMARHSANTSMHARNLAIVWAPNLLRSMELESVGLGGAAAFREVRVQSVVVEFLLTHVDVLFSDTFTSAGLDPAGRCLLPRPKSLAGSGPSTRLLTLEEAQARTQGRLGTPTEPTTPKAPASPVERRKGERGEKQRKPGGSSWKTFFALGRGPSIPRKKPLPWLGGTRAPPQPSGGRPDTVTLRSAKSEESLSSQASGAGLQRLHRLRRPHSSSDAFPVGPAPAGSCESLSSSSSSSESSSSSESSSSGSSAAGLAALSGSPSHRTSAWLDDGDELDFSPPRCLEGLRGLDFDPLTFRCSSPTPGDPAPPASPAPPAPASAFPPKVTPQALSPRGAASPASPTALDISEPLAVSVPPAVLELLGAGGTPASVTPTPALSPNPGLRPHLIPLLLRGAEAQLSDTCQQEICSKLALPVPRGAPGQHGPGMDSPLLPPPLSLLRPGGAPPPPPKNPARLMALALAERAQQVAQRQSQQEHGSTPSAPHSPFHRSLSLEVGSEPPGTSGVGPAPNSLAHSGAWVPGPPPSLPRQQSDGSLVRNQRPPGTSRRALRGPAQVSAQLRRGGGCRGYGDEPQMAAWFLYSVPPQVPTPGFFSSAPRECLPPFLGVPKPGLYPLGSPSFQPSSPAPVWRSPLGPPAPLDRGENLYYEIETGEGTPYSGPTRSWSPFRSMPPDRLNASYGLLGQSPPLHRSPDFLLSYPPPPSCFPHDHLGYSAPQHPTRRPTRPEPLYVNLALGPRGPSPASSSSSSPPAHPRSRSDPGPPAPRLPQKQRAPWGPHTPHRVPAPWGPPEPLLLYRAAPPAYGRGGEHHRGSLYRNGGQGREGAGPPPPYPTPSWSLHSEGQTRSYC; the protein is encoded by the exons ATGGTG GCTCGCAGCACTGACAGCCTGGATGGCCCAGGGGAGGGCTCAGTGCAGCCCTTGCCTCACACTGGGGGGCCCAGTGTGAAGGGGAAGCCTGGGAAAAG gctctcggctcctcgaGGTCCCTTCCCCCGGCTGGCCGACTGTGCCCATTTCCACTACGAGAATGTTGACTTTGGCCATATTCAG ctcctgCTATCTCCAGAGCGCGAAGGCCCCAGCTTCTCTGGAGAGAATGAGCTGGTGTTTGGGGTGCAGGTGACCTGTCAG gGCCGCTCCTGGCCAGTTCTCCGAAGTTACGATGACTTCCGATCCCTGGATGCCCACCTACACCGGTGCATATTTGACAGGAGGTTCTCCTGCCTCCCAgagctccctccacccccagaggGTGCCAGAGCTGCCCAG ATGCTGGTACCCCTGCTGCTGCAGTACCTGGAGACCCTGTCGGGCCTGGTGGACAGTAACCTCAACTGCGGGCCTGTGCTCACCTGGATGGAG CTGGACAACCATGGCCGGCGCCTGCTCCTCAGTGAGGAGGCCTCCCTCAACATCCCCGCAGTGGCCGCCGCGCACGTCATCAAGCGGTACACAGCCCAGGCACCAGACGAGCTGTCCTTCGAG GTGGGAGACATTGTCTCCGTGATCGACATGCCGCCCACTGAGGATCGGAGCTGGTGGCGGGGCAAACGAGGCTTCCAG GTTGGTTTCTTCCCCAGTGAGTGTGTGGAACTGTTTACGGAGCGGCCTGGTCCAGGACTGAAGGGAG AAGCTGATGGTCCCCAGTGCGGTGTCCCAACGCCCCAGGGTGTCTCCTCTCTGACCTCAG CTGTGCCCCGGCCACGTGGGAAGCTAGCGGGCCTCCTCAGAACCTTCATGCGCTCCCGCCCTTCTCGGCAGCGGCTGCGGCAGCGGGGCATCCTGCGGCAGAGGGTGTTTGGCTGTGACCTTGGCGAGCACCTCAGTAATTCAGGCCAAGATG tGCCCCAGGTGCTTCGCTGCTGCTCTGAGTTTATCGAGGCCCACGGGGTGGTGGATGGAATCTACCGGCTCTCAGGAGTGTCATCCAACATCCAGAGGCTACG GCATGAGTTCGACAGCGAGAGGATCCCTGAACTGTCTGGCCCTGCCTTCCTGCAGGACATCCACAGCGTGTCCTCCCTCTGCAAGCTCTACTTCCGGGAGTTGCCGAATCCCTTGCTCACATACCAGCTCTACGGGAAGTTCAGC GAAGCCATGTCCGTGCCCGGGGAGGAGGAGCGCCTGGTGCGTGTCCACGATGTCATCCAGCAGCTGCCCCCGCCTCACTACAG gaccctggagtacCTGCTGAGGCACCTGGCCCGCATGGCAAGACACAGTGCCAACACCAGCATGCATGCCCGCAACCTGGCCATCGTCTGGGCGCCCAACCTGCTACG GTCCATGGAACTGGAGtctgtggggctgggtggggcagCAGCCTTCCGGGAGGTCCGGGTGCAGTCTGTGGTGGTGGAATTCCTGCTCACCCATGTGGATGTGTTGTTTAGTGACACCTTCACCTCTGCTGGCCTCGACCCTGCAG GCCgctgcctcctccccaggcccaaGTCCCTTGCGGGCAGCGGCCCTTCCACTCGCCTGCTGACGCTGGAGGAAGCCCAAGCTCGGACCCAGGGCCGGCTGGGGACTCCCACCGAGCCCACCACTCCCAAGGCCCCAGCTTCACCTGTGGAAAG gaggaaaggggagagaggcGAGAAACAGCGAAAGCCAGGGGGAAGCAGTTGGAAGACCTTCTTTGCACTGGGCCGGGGCCCCAGCATCCCCCGAAAGAAGCCTTTACCGTGGCTGGGGGGCACCCGTGCACCCCCGCAGCCTTCAG GTGGCCGACCTGACACAGTCACGCTAAGATCTGCCAAAAGCGAGGAGTCTCTGTCATCGCAGGCCAGCGGGGCTG GCCTCCAGAGGCTGCACAGGCTCCGGCGACCCCACTCCAGCAGTGACGCTTTCCCTGTGGGCCCGGCACCTGCTGGCTCCTGCGAGagcctgtcctcctcctcctcctcctccgaatcctcctcctcttcagagTCCTCGTCCTCCGGATCCTCAGCAGCTGGGCTGGCGGCACTCTCTGGTTCACCCTCACACCGAACCTCAGCCTGGCTAGATGATGGTGACGAGCTGGACTTTAGCCCACCCCGCTGCCTGGAGGGGCTCCGGGGGCTCGACTTCGATCCCCTTACCTTTCGCTGCAGCAGCCCCACGCCAGGGGACCCGGCACCTCCCGCCAGCCcggcacccccagcccctgcctccgcCTTCCCACCTAAGGTGACACCCCAGGCCCTCTCACCCCGTGGGGCCGCCAGCCCTGCCTCGCCCACCGCTCTGGACATCTCAGAACCCCTGGCCGTATCTGTGCCACCTGCTGTCCTGGAGCTGCTGGGGGCCGGGGGAACGCCTGCCTCAGTCACCCCAACGCCGGCCCTCAGCCCCAACCCCGGCCTGCGGCCCCATCTCATCCCCTTGCTGCTGCGCGGAGCCGAGGCCCAGCTGAGTGACACTTGCCAACAGGAGATCTGCAGCAAGCTGGCCCTGCCTGTTCCCCGGGGAGCCCCAGGCCAGCATG GTCCTGGTATGGATTCACcgctgctgcccccacccctgtccctctTGCGCCCTGGgggggccccacccccaccccccaagaacCCAGCACGCCTCatggccctggccctggctgaGCGGGCTCAGCAGGTGGcccagagacagagccaacaggaGCATGGGAGCACCccttctgctccccactcccctttccaCCGCTCACTGTCGCTGGAGGTGGGCAGTGAGCCCCCAGGGACCTCAGGGGTTGGGCCAGCCCCCAACTCCCTAGCCCATTCAGGTGCCTGGGTTCCTGGACCCCCACCCTCCCTACCAAGGCAACAAAGTGATGGGAGCCTGGTGAGGAACCAGCGGCCCCCCGGGACCTCAAGGAGGGCACTCAGAGGCCCTGCCCAGGTCAGTGCTCAGCTCAGGAGAGGTGGAGGGTGCAGGGGGTATGGGGATGAGCCACAGATGGCAGCTTGGTTCCTGTATTCTGTCCCCCCACAGGTTCCTACTCCTGGCTTCTTCTCTTCAGCCCCTCGGGAGTGCCTGCCGCCCTTCCTTGGGGTCCCCAAACCAGGCTTGTACCCCCTAGGTTCCCCATCCTTccagcccagctccccagccccggTCTGGAGGAGCCCCTTAGGTCCCCCTGCACCACTTGACAGGGGAGAGAACCTATACTATGAAATCGAGACGGGTGAGGGAACCCCCTACTCTGGCCCCACTAGGTCCTGGAGTCCCTTTCGCTCTATGCCCCCAGATAGGCTCAATGCCTCATATGGCTTGCTTGGCCAATCGCCACCACTCCACAGGTCCCCTGACTTCCTGCTCAGCTACCCACCACCCCCTTCGTGCTTTCCCCATGACCACCTTGGCTACTCAGCCCCCCAGCATCCCACCAGGCGCCCTACCCGGCCTGAGCCTCTGTATGTTAATCTAGCTCTGGGGCCCAGGGGTCCCTCACCCGCCtcttccagctcctcctcccctcctgcacACCCCCGGAGCCGTTCAGATCCtggccccccggccccccgctTACCCCAGAAACAGAGGGCCCCCTGGGGCCCCCACACCCCTCACAGGGTACCTGCGCCATGGGGCCCTCCAGAGCCTCTCCTGCTGTACAGGGCAGCCCCACCAGCCTATGGGAGGGGGGGCGAGCACCACCGAGGGTCCTTGTATAGGAATGGGgggcaaggaagggagggggctggtcccccacccccctaccccactCCCAGCTGGTCCCTCCATTCTGAGGGTCAGACCCGAAGCTATTGCTGA